A window from Mycoplasma phocoeninasale encodes these proteins:
- a CDS encoding MMB_0454 family protein, with product MDYISVNTKMNFAFKVEVEVIKDSIQSIFNNTEYPIRISDLKVMSNIEHSNVSVNLNYKIGQFSNFSFQTKMIIFLIEQKIYSLINTKPININLVFEGVFNEK from the coding sequence ATGGATTACATTTCGGTCAATACTAAAATGAATTTTGCTTTTAAAGTTGAAGTCGAAGTAATTAAGGACTCAATTCAAAGCATTTTTAATAACACTGAATATCCAATTAGAATTAGTGATTTAAAAGTAATGTCAAATATTGAACATTCTAATGTAAGTGTTAATTTAAATTATAAGATTGGTCAATTTAGTAATTTTTCTTTTCAAACAAAAATGATAATATTTTTAATTGAACAAAAAATTTATTCCCTAATAAACACTAAACCAATTAACATTAATTTAGTTTTTGAAGGTGTATTCAATGAAAAATAA